One Candidatus Polarisedimenticolia bacterium genomic window carries:
- the fabD gene encoding ACP S-malonyltransferase, whose product MGLLNPRRVGLIFPGQGSQAVGMGRSLFDADSKARAIFERADRAAGFALGRACFEGPEETLRLTAVTQPAILATSIACFEALVAQGPSEWRQGIVCAAGHSLGEYSALVAAGALELEDAVRTVKRRGEYMQDAVPVGQGAMAAVLGMALQDVEALCAEAAEGEVLAPANLNAPDQTVVAGTAAAVNRLAALAKGRGAKRTVLLPVSAPFHCDLMAPAQERLAKDLEALRIRDARVPVVLNVTGRPERNAEALRRALIEQVTRPVRWVESVIHMKEMGVEGLLEIGPGRVLSGLAKRIVPGMPLLNVDDPASLANARQALGWGGGDTA is encoded by the coding sequence GTGGGGCTTTTGAACCCGCGCCGCGTCGGACTGATCTTTCCCGGGCAGGGTTCTCAGGCCGTCGGGATGGGCCGGTCCCTGTTCGACGCGGATTCCAAGGCCCGCGCGATTTTCGAGCGGGCCGATCGGGCGGCGGGCTTTGCTCTCGGGCGCGCCTGCTTCGAAGGGCCGGAAGAGACCCTGCGATTGACCGCGGTGACGCAGCCGGCGATCCTGGCGACCAGCATCGCCTGCTTCGAGGCGCTTGTCGCGCAGGGGCCTTCGGAATGGCGCCAGGGCATCGTCTGCGCCGCCGGCCATTCTCTCGGCGAGTACTCGGCGCTGGTCGCGGCGGGCGCTCTGGAGCTCGAAGACGCCGTCCGGACCGTGAAGCGGCGCGGCGAGTACATGCAGGACGCGGTACCGGTGGGACAGGGGGCCATGGCGGCCGTCCTCGGGATGGCCCTTCAGGACGTGGAGGCGCTCTGCGCGGAGGCCGCCGAGGGTGAGGTCCTCGCCCCCGCGAACCTCAACGCTCCGGACCAGACCGTCGTGGCGGGGACCGCCGCGGCCGTCAACCGGCTCGCGGCCCTCGCCAAGGGGCGCGGCGCCAAGAGAACCGTTCTCCTGCCGGTGAGCGCTCCCTTTCACTGCGACCTCATGGCGCCGGCGCAGGAGAGGCTGGCGAAGGATCTGGAGGCGCTGCGCATCCGGGACGCCCGCGTTCCCGTCGTGCTCAACGTCACTGGACGGCCGGAGAGGAACGCGGAGGCCCTTCGGCGGGCCTTGATCGAGCAGGTGACCCGGCCGGTGCGCTGGGTCGAGAGCGTGATCCACATGAAGGAGATGGGGGTCGAAGGCCTCCTGGAGATCGGACCGGGGCGCGTTCTCTCCGGCCTGGCGAAGCGGATCGTCCCGGGGATGCCCCTCCTGAACGTGGACGATCCGGCATCCCTGGCGAACGCGCGCCAGGCGCTCGGCTGGGGGGGCGGGGATACGGCATGA
- the fabG gene encoding 3-oxoacyl-[acyl-carrier-protein] reductase, which yields MSSKELSGRVSLVTGASRGIGRAIALALADRGSDMVLAARRMEDLESVARECEGRGVRARPLPIDLAAAESIAAGTERALKEFGRLDHLVNNAGVTGDGLLLRMKRDEWDRVLAVNLTGAFEMTRTVLPVMVRARYGRIVNISSVVALMGNPGQANYCAAKAGLVGFTKSLAREVASRSITVNAVAPGFIDTDMTRALSPEARDKMSGLIPLGRLGTPEDVAAGVAFLVGPGAAYVTGEVLNISGGLYM from the coding sequence ATGAGCTCGAAGGAGCTTTCGGGACGGGTGAGCCTGGTGACCGGCGCCTCGCGCGGGATCGGCCGCGCCATCGCGCTCGCCCTGGCGGACCGCGGATCCGACATGGTGCTCGCGGCGCGCCGCATGGAGGACCTCGAGTCGGTCGCCCGCGAGTGCGAGGGGCGGGGGGTGCGGGCCCGCCCTCTGCCGATCGATCTGGCGGCGGCCGAATCGATTGCGGCGGGGACGGAGCGGGCCCTGAAGGAATTCGGCCGGCTCGATCACCTGGTGAACAACGCCGGCGTGACGGGCGACGGGCTCCTGCTGCGCATGAAGCGCGACGAATGGGACCGGGTGCTCGCGGTGAACCTGACGGGGGCCTTCGAGATGACGCGGACCGTCCTGCCGGTCATGGTCCGGGCGCGGTACGGACGGATCGTCAACATCAGCTCGGTGGTGGCCTTGATGGGGAACCCGGGGCAGGCGAACTATTGCGCGGCCAAGGCCGGGCTGGTCGGATTCACGAAGTCCCTGGCCCGCGAGGTCGCGTCGCGGTCCATCACGGTCAACGCGGTGGCGCCCGGCTTCATCGACACGGACATGACACGCGCGCTTTCACCGGAGGCGCGCGATAAGATGTCCGGCCTCATACCCCTCGGGCGGCTGGGAACCCCCGAGGACGTGGCGGCCGGGGTGGCGTTTCTCGTGGGCCCCGGAGCCGCCTACGTCACCGGGGAGGTCCTGAACATCAGCGGCGGTCTTTACATGTGA
- the acpP gene encoding acyl carrier protein gives MAQSIDDKVKAIIVEQLGVDPEEVTADASFVNDLGADSLDTVELVMALEEAFKIEISDEDAEKIHTVGDAVKYIQTHA, from the coding sequence ATGGCGCAGAGCATCGATGACAAGGTCAAGGCCATCATTGTCGAGCAGCTTGGGGTCGATCCGGAGGAGGTCACCGCAGACGCCTCCTTCGTCAACGACCTGGGCGCCGACTCCCTCGACACCGTCGAGCTGGTGATGGCCCTGGAGGAAGCATTCAAGATCGAGATCAGCGACGAGGACGCCGAAAAGATCCACACGGTCGGCGACGCCGTCAAGTACATCCAGACCCACGCCTGA
- a CDS encoding response regulator, with protein sequence MSAQQDAPGASVLVVDDDHRNVRLIESILKGSGYRVIKAYNGEEALGMVETEHPDLLVLDVMMPRVSGFELCQRLKGRYETRLLPVIMVTALNALEDKVQALEYGADDFLTKPINKLELLAKVRSVLRVKALQDELERRKSEIEAANQELVRMQGFKESMMQMVVHDLKNPLASITGNIQLIQMQSHESLTPARLAELLQRTHESARQMMRMILNILQIGRLEERKMPLRLESVVLHAVVQENADEMMGLSARDGIRLENRVDPDLPAPVADRELVSRVIANLLSNAFKHTPSGGRVVVDALKEGDHVTLTVSDTGEGISEELQPRIFEKFVAGDSESGKRLLNDSGLGLTFCRLAVECHGGRIWLKSKVREGTTVFVSLRISGPATGTAPSASGASAA encoded by the coding sequence ATGAGCGCACAGCAGGACGCCCCCGGCGCATCGGTCCTGGTGGTGGACGACGATCATCGCAACGTGCGCCTCATCGAGTCGATCTTGAAGGGGAGCGGCTACCGCGTGATCAAGGCCTACAACGGCGAGGAAGCGCTCGGCATGGTCGAAACCGAGCACCCCGATCTTCTGGTCCTCGACGTGATGATGCCCCGGGTCAGCGGCTTCGAGCTGTGCCAGCGCCTGAAGGGGCGCTACGAGACGCGCCTCCTGCCGGTCATCATGGTCACGGCGTTGAACGCGCTCGAGGACAAGGTCCAGGCCCTCGAATACGGGGCCGACGATTTCCTGACGAAGCCGATCAACAAGCTCGAGCTCCTCGCCAAGGTGCGTTCCGTCCTCAGGGTGAAGGCGCTGCAGGACGAGCTGGAGCGCCGAAAATCGGAGATCGAGGCCGCGAACCAGGAGCTGGTGCGCATGCAGGGATTCAAGGAATCGATGATGCAGATGGTGGTGCACGACCTCAAGAATCCCCTGGCCAGCATCACGGGGAACATCCAGCTCATCCAGATGCAGAGCCACGAGTCGCTGACCCCCGCCCGGCTGGCGGAGCTCCTGCAGCGCACGCACGAGAGCGCCCGGCAGATGATGCGGATGATCCTGAACATCCTGCAGATCGGCAGGCTGGAGGAGCGCAAAATGCCCCTGCGCCTGGAGTCCGTCGTTCTGCATGCGGTGGTCCAGGAGAACGCCGACGAGATGATGGGCCTGAGCGCGCGCGACGGGATCCGCCTGGAGAACCGCGTCGACCCCGATCTCCCCGCGCCCGTCGCCGATCGCGAGCTGGTGAGCCGGGTGATCGCCAACCTCCTGAGCAATGCGTTCAAACACACGCCGAGCGGAGGGCGCGTCGTGGTGGACGCCCTGAAAGAGGGGGACCACGTCACCCTGACGGTCAGCGACACGGGAGAGGGGATCTCGGAAGAGTTGCAGCCCCGGATCTTCGAGAAATTCGTGGCGGGCGACTCGGAATCGGGCAAGCGCCTTCTGAATGATTCGGGGCTGGGGCTGACGTTCTGCCGGCTCGCGGTCGAATGTCATGGCGGCCGGATCTGGCTGAAAAGCAAGGTCCGGGAAGGGACCACGGTCTTCGTGTCGCTGCGCATTTCCGGGCCGGCCACCGGCACCGCCCCATCGGCTTCCGGAGCCTCCGCAGCATGA
- a CDS encoding beta-ketoacyl-ACP synthase III → MPGEKRAVIRGTGSSLPDKILTNLDLERMVDTSDDWITSRTGIRERRVARENEYMSQFATRAAEQALESAGVPASDVDLIVCATVTPDMPIPATACIVQHNLGATGAAAFDLAAGCSGFIYALAVAKRFVASGDYRAVLVIGAELLSKFTDFRDRTTCVLFGDGAGAVLLTPGEAPYGVLASEMHADGSMADFIYVPAGGTREPASERTVAERRHFIRMKGNETFKMAVRSMEETSRAVLKKSGLSPADVNLFIPHQANRRIIDAVGTRLGLREDQVYVNIERVGNTSAASIPVALDEAVRRGLVHQGDNLLFAAFGTGLTWGAAVCKWGF, encoded by the coding sequence ATGCCGGGTGAGAAGCGCGCCGTCATCCGGGGGACCGGGTCGTCGCTCCCGGACAAGATCCTGACCAACCTCGATCTCGAGAGGATGGTGGACACGTCCGACGACTGGATCACCTCGCGAACCGGCATCCGCGAACGGCGCGTCGCCCGCGAGAACGAGTACATGTCCCAGTTTGCGACGCGGGCGGCCGAACAGGCGCTGGAGTCGGCCGGCGTGCCCGCCTCCGACGTGGACCTGATCGTCTGCGCCACGGTCACGCCGGACATGCCGATCCCGGCGACCGCCTGCATCGTGCAGCACAACCTCGGCGCCACGGGGGCGGCCGCGTTCGATCTGGCGGCCGGCTGCTCCGGGTTCATCTATGCGCTGGCCGTCGCCAAGCGCTTCGTCGCCTCGGGAGACTACCGGGCGGTCCTGGTCATCGGGGCAGAGCTCCTGTCCAAGTTCACGGATTTTCGCGACCGCACCACCTGCGTCCTCTTCGGCGACGGCGCCGGGGCGGTGCTGCTGACGCCCGGGGAGGCCCCGTACGGCGTGCTCGCCTCGGAAATGCACGCGGACGGCAGCATGGCCGATTTCATTTACGTTCCGGCGGGAGGCACGCGGGAGCCGGCCTCCGAGCGCACCGTCGCCGAGAGGCGTCACTTCATCCGCATGAAGGGCAACGAGACCTTCAAGATGGCGGTCCGCTCGATGGAGGAGACCTCGCGCGCCGTCCTGAAGAAGTCGGGCCTGAGCCCCGCCGACGTGAACCTGTTCATCCCGCACCAGGCCAACCGCCGGATCATCGACGCCGTCGGGACGCGTCTCGGATTGCGCGAGGACCAGGTCTACGTCAACATCGAGCGGGTCGGGAACACCTCGGCCGCGTCGATTCCGGTGGCGCTCGACGAGGCGGTGCGGCGGGGCCTGGTGCACCAGGGGGACAATCTCCTGTTCGCCGCCTTCGGCACCGGCCTGACCTGGGGCGCGGCCGTCTGCAAGTGGGGCTTTTGA
- a CDS encoding DUF177 domain-containing protein, which yields MFIETKEIGPEGLVVSRSIDGFRLPLSGEESIWIDTVHLNGELLKDVDGVSFAGRIETRATLACSRCLEEYSLPLDLPFELVYTTGPETPPGDERRLDDEMVTRVHMDGTRIDLKSLLSEQVYLGLPLKPLCRPDCRGLCPKCGTNLNAGDCTCAEERTEDPRLWILKSLL from the coding sequence ATGTTCATAGAAACAAAGGAGATAGGACCCGAGGGGCTGGTTGTCAGTCGCTCGATCGACGGTTTTCGCCTTCCGCTGAGCGGCGAGGAGTCGATCTGGATCGATACCGTGCACCTGAACGGCGAGCTGCTGAAGGACGTGGACGGCGTCTCGTTCGCGGGCCGGATCGAGACGCGCGCCACCCTGGCCTGCAGCCGGTGCCTGGAGGAGTATTCCCTGCCCCTGGACCTGCCGTTCGAACTGGTCTACACGACCGGCCCCGAGACGCCGCCGGGAGACGAGAGACGGCTCGACGATGAGATGGTGACCCGAGTCCACATGGATGGCACGCGCATCGATCTCAAGTCGCTGCTGTCGGAGCAGGTGTACCTCGGCCTGCCGCTCAAGCCCCTGTGCCGTCCGGACTGCCGGGGCCTGTGCCCGAAGTGCGGCACCAACCTGAACGCGGGCGACTGCACCTGCGCGGAGGAGAGGACCGAGGATCCTCGCCTCTGGATCCTCAAGAGCCTCCTCTAG
- the rpmF gene encoding 50S ribosomal protein L32, whose protein sequence is MPNPKRRHSRARRDKRRAHDALTRPILSECPHCHEAKLPHRVCPHCGHYKGREVIEVGEA, encoded by the coding sequence ATGCCGAATCCCAAACGACGTCATTCGCGCGCGCGCCGCGACAAGAGGCGAGCCCACGACGCACTGACCCGCCCCATCCTTTCGGAGTGCCCGCACTGTCACGAGGCCAAGTTGCCTCACAGGGTCTGTCCGCACTGCGGCCATTACAAGGGGAGGGAAGTCATCGAGGTCGGCGAGGCCTGA
- the plsX gene encoding phosphate acyltransferase PlsX, which produces MRIAIDAMGGDFAPAHPVAGAVLAAREYGAHLILVGRRDAIEPELAKHRASRLPIEIVHASEAVAMDESPVTAFRRKKDSSIRVAATLVRDGQAAGVVSAGNTGAVMTTVKMICGVLEGVERPALCAVVPNLKGPSVWLDIGANIDCRPEHLVQFAIMGHLYSREVLGVQNPRVGLMSIGEEDSKGNEVTREAFRILRETPLNFIGNVEGRDIFNGKTDVIVCDGFIGNVSLKAVESAAEAILHFMKEEISKSLLAKMGYVLARPAFRNFRKKIDYAEYGGVPLLGVRGAAIICHGGSSVRAIKNAVRVTLDFVRNQVNDRIHEEIVRIAAAREPRSPVPAGARAVAEGTEDAG; this is translated from the coding sequence ATTCGAATCGCCATCGACGCGATGGGAGGGGATTTCGCCCCCGCCCACCCGGTTGCCGGCGCGGTCCTGGCGGCCCGGGAATACGGCGCTCACCTGATCCTCGTCGGACGGCGCGACGCCATCGAGCCCGAGCTCGCCAAGCACCGCGCCTCCAGGCTCCCGATCGAGATCGTCCACGCCAGCGAAGCGGTCGCCATGGACGAGTCTCCGGTGACGGCCTTCCGCCGCAAGAAGGACTCGTCCATCCGCGTGGCGGCGACCCTGGTACGGGACGGGCAGGCCGCAGGGGTGGTCAGCGCGGGCAATACCGGCGCCGTCATGACCACGGTCAAGATGATCTGCGGCGTCCTGGAAGGCGTCGAACGGCCGGCGCTGTGCGCCGTGGTTCCGAACCTGAAGGGCCCCTCCGTCTGGCTGGACATCGGGGCCAACATCGACTGCCGGCCGGAGCACCTGGTTCAATTCGCCATCATGGGGCACCTCTATTCCCGTGAGGTGCTGGGGGTGCAGAATCCCCGGGTGGGGCTGATGAGCATCGGGGAGGAGGACAGCAAGGGGAACGAGGTGACGCGCGAGGCGTTCCGGATCCTCAGGGAGACTCCCCTGAATTTCATCGGCAACGTCGAGGGACGCGACATCTTCAACGGCAAGACCGACGTCATCGTGTGCGACGGGTTCATCGGCAACGTGTCGCTCAAGGCGGTGGAGAGCGCCGCCGAGGCCATCCTGCATTTCATGAAGGAGGAGATCTCGAAGTCCCTCCTGGCGAAGATGGGTTACGTGCTGGCCCGGCCGGCGTTCCGCAACTTCCGCAAGAAGATCGATTATGCCGAATACGGCGGCGTGCCGCTCCTGGGCGTGCGTGGAGCGGCGATCATCTGCCACGGCGGCTCCTCGGTGCGCGCCATCAAGAACGCCGTGCGGGTCACGCTCGACTTCGTACGCAATCAGGTGAACGATCGGATCCATGAAGAAATCGTCCGGATCGCGGCGGCCCGCGAGCCCCGCTCGCCGGTGCCGGCCGGCGCCCGCGCCGTCGCGGAGGGAACCGAAGATGCCGGGTGA
- a CDS encoding DUF4388 domain-containing protein, whose product MSGEGATVTTGDAGTSPDRSARGFCSPPALAELIRDLYMDEKTGVLVLGRSGVEKRILLDRGMILTASSSLPDERLSALLVEKGWMRIEEAETLKGLADSQVAEVAARRGLVTHETLLGANRELAQRILTALFRWEEIEYRFDEGSVTAGLLQTDVVASFEMIIHALRSMVGFEPIREALLRQDRVLRLSDQIYLPIDRLTLAPIEGYLLSRVDGQTKVRDVLAQVPPGEEDLAARFLFGLLILGMINFVPAISAGPLSCGDLVRGEEEKRRREERELSEVRDFYRLARESPPQTILGIDEAASADRIKAAYMERKERYHPSRFMKKVQQDLKEELQIIEARLLESFLAVREQKLGAARAAGSSTERVVNLDLDSLSMRKELTKTEKQSFEEEKARRAEQFFGKARDYFKMGDFFNCIRYCEFATSYSDKNAQVFSLLGQSLQRNPDYRWQKRAEGALLRAAELEPFNPAHSVTLGHFYRTHGLYAKAKKEFEKTLELMPSHSEARACLKELEKEKH is encoded by the coding sequence ATGAGCGGCGAAGGGGCCACCGTGACGACGGGAGACGCGGGCACCTCGCCGGACAGGAGCGCTCGCGGCTTCTGCTCGCCCCCGGCCCTGGCCGAGCTCATCCGTGACCTCTACATGGACGAGAAGACCGGCGTCCTCGTTCTCGGCCGAAGCGGCGTGGAGAAGCGGATCCTGCTGGACCGCGGGATGATCCTGACCGCCTCGTCGTCGCTCCCCGACGAGCGGCTGTCGGCCCTTCTGGTCGAGAAGGGATGGATGCGGATCGAGGAGGCCGAGACCCTGAAGGGTCTCGCCGATTCCCAGGTGGCGGAGGTCGCCGCGCGCCGGGGCCTGGTGACGCACGAGACGCTCCTGGGAGCCAACCGCGAGCTGGCGCAGCGCATCCTCACCGCCCTGTTCCGTTGGGAGGAGATCGAGTACCGTTTCGACGAAGGCTCCGTCACCGCCGGGCTTCTGCAGACGGATGTCGTGGCCAGCTTCGAGATGATCATTCACGCCCTGCGATCCATGGTCGGATTCGAGCCGATCCGGGAGGCGCTCCTGCGTCAGGACCGTGTCCTCCGCCTGTCCGACCAGATCTATCTGCCGATCGACCGTCTCACGCTGGCGCCCATCGAGGGTTACCTTCTATCCCGGGTCGACGGACAGACCAAGGTTCGGGACGTCCTCGCGCAGGTGCCGCCCGGGGAGGAGGATCTGGCCGCGCGGTTCCTCTTCGGCCTCCTGATTCTCGGCATGATCAACTTCGTGCCGGCCATCTCCGCCGGTCCCCTCAGCTGCGGCGACCTGGTGCGCGGCGAGGAGGAGAAGCGGCGGCGCGAGGAACGCGAGCTGTCCGAGGTGCGCGACTTCTACCGCCTGGCCCGCGAAAGCCCCCCCCAGACGATCCTGGGCATCGACGAGGCGGCCAGCGCGGACCGGATCAAGGCGGCGTACATGGAGCGGAAGGAAAGGTATCACCCGTCGCGCTTCATGAAGAAGGTGCAGCAGGACCTCAAGGAGGAGCTGCAGATCATCGAGGCGCGACTCCTGGAGTCCTTCCTCGCCGTGCGCGAGCAGAAGCTCGGCGCGGCGCGCGCGGCCGGCTCCAGCACCGAGCGGGTGGTGAACCTCGACCTCGATTCCCTGTCCATGCGCAAGGAGCTGACGAAGACCGAGAAACAGTCGTTCGAGGAGGAAAAGGCCCGAAGGGCGGAGCAGTTCTTCGGCAAGGCGAGGGACTACTTCAAGATGGGTGATTTCTTCAACTGCATTCGCTACTGCGAGTTCGCCACGTCCTACAGCGACAAGAACGCGCAGGTGTTCAGCCTCCTCGGCCAGTCGCTCCAGAGAAACCCCGACTACCGCTGGCAGAAGCGGGCCGAGGGGGCCCTCCTGCGCGCCGCCGAGCTCGAGCCCTTCAACCCCGCCCACTCCGTCACCCTCGGTCACTTCTACCGAACTCACGGTTTGTACGCCAAGGCGAAGAAGGAGTTCGAGAAGACCCTCGAGCTCATGCCCTCCCACTCCGAAGCCCGGGCCTGCCTGAAGGAGCTGGAGAAAGAGAAACACTAG
- a CDS encoding response regulator gives MKDLNRGTRIYILATYAAALVILLHVLHSGTLTFSTEFLMLALIGAIMAPHTVHLGMRVEMSISHPFILATMIQLGTANAVFISILCISSLCFIRAPRMEFYRALFNISSFVITTFLTCTTYTFVGGRSEGSIGGYPLVALMVATLVFYLVNTYSISGVVALSNRSNLFKVWHDNFLWSAPSFFAGGSLALAMSYFLGRFGIYSFVLSLPFCVLIYYSYKLYLDKLEERRQHLEDIERMNADLERKVKERTQELEVVNQKLQNSNLELQRANSLKSEFLANMSHELRTPLNAVIGFSELLLDTGSGALSEDQKDYVTDILSSGRHLLELINEILDLSKIEAGKMKLNLEEFEIGPVIEEVMALLRVEAGRKHIEVVAEVEESEVEVRADRGKVRQILNNLLSNAVKFTHPGGRVTLRACHQGERVAVSVIDTGIGIKEEDQERIFQAFTQVDGSYARRYQGTGLGLTLVKKFVEMQGGRLTLKSRFGEGSDFTFTIPGAVAPAPAAEAVQTAGKGSGVNPMTKGASTTGGLILVVEDNPINLKLVRDILKQSGYRVAESTTGEEALDALKFIRPDLILMDIQLPGMDGLRAARLLRDNPETSHIPVIALTAHVMKGDEARAKEAGCAGYISKPIQPGELAKQIAAFLNQGPGLHSN, from the coding sequence ATGAAGGACTTGAACCGGGGCACCCGGATCTACATCCTGGCGACCTACGCGGCGGCGCTGGTCATCCTGCTCCACGTTCTCCATTCCGGCACCCTGACGTTCAGCACCGAATTCCTGATGCTGGCCCTCATCGGCGCGATCATGGCGCCGCACACGGTGCACCTGGGGATGCGGGTCGAGATGTCGATCTCGCATCCGTTCATCCTGGCGACGATGATCCAGCTGGGCACCGCCAATGCGGTGTTCATCTCCATCCTCTGCATCAGCAGCCTGTGCTTCATCCGCGCCCCGCGCATGGAGTTCTACCGCGCCCTGTTCAACATCAGCTCGTTCGTGATCACCACGTTTCTGACCTGCACCACCTACACGTTCGTCGGCGGCAGGAGCGAGGGGTCCATCGGGGGTTATCCGCTGGTCGCCCTGATGGTGGCGACCCTGGTCTTCTACCTCGTGAACACCTACAGCATCTCGGGGGTGGTGGCGCTCAGCAACCGGTCGAACCTCTTCAAGGTGTGGCACGACAACTTCCTCTGGTCGGCCCCTTCGTTCTTCGCGGGAGGGTCGCTGGCCCTGGCGATGTCCTACTTCCTGGGGCGATTCGGCATCTACTCGTTCGTCCTGTCCCTGCCCTTTTGCGTCCTCATCTATTACTCGTACAAGCTGTACCTGGACAAGCTGGAGGAAAGGAGGCAGCACCTCGAAGACATCGAGCGGATGAACGCCGATCTGGAGCGCAAGGTGAAGGAGCGCACGCAGGAGCTGGAGGTGGTGAACCAGAAGCTGCAGAACTCCAATCTGGAGCTGCAGCGCGCCAACTCGCTGAAAAGCGAATTCCTCGCGAACATGTCCCATGAGCTGCGCACGCCGCTGAACGCGGTCATCGGATTCTCCGAACTGCTGCTCGACACCGGTTCCGGGGCTCTCAGCGAGGATCAGAAGGACTACGTCACGGACATCCTGAGCAGCGGGCGGCACCTCCTGGAGCTGATCAACGAGATCCTCGACCTCTCGAAGATCGAAGCGGGCAAGATGAAGCTGAACCTGGAGGAGTTCGAGATCGGCCCGGTGATCGAGGAGGTCATGGCGCTGCTGCGCGTCGAGGCCGGTCGCAAGCACATCGAGGTCGTCGCCGAGGTGGAGGAGTCGGAGGTCGAGGTGCGGGCGGACCGCGGCAAGGTGAGACAGATCCTCAACAACCTGCTCAGCAACGCCGTGAAATTCACGCATCCGGGAGGCCGCGTGACGCTGCGCGCCTGCCACCAGGGGGAGCGGGTGGCGGTCTCGGTCATCGACACCGGGATAGGCATCAAGGAGGAGGACCAGGAGCGCATCTTTCAGGCGTTCACGCAGGTGGACGGCTCCTATGCGCGCCGCTACCAGGGCACCGGTCTCGGGCTCACCCTGGTCAAGAAATTCGTGGAGATGCAGGGCGGGCGTCTGACCCTGAAAAGCCGCTTCGGGGAGGGGAGCGATTTCACGTTCACCATTCCGGGAGCGGTCGCTCCGGCGCCCGCGGCTGAGGCGGTCCAGACGGCCGGGAAAGGGAGTGGCGTCAACCCGATGACGAAGGGCGCGAGCACCACCGGAGGCCTGATCCTCGTGGTGGAGGACAACCCCATCAACCTCAAGCTGGTCCGGGACATCCTGAAGCAGAGCGGGTACCGCGTGGCGGAATCGACCACCGGCGAAGAAGCCCTCGATGCCTTGAAGTTCATACGCCCGGACCTCATATTGATGGACATTCAGCTCCCGGGGATGGACGGGCTCCGGGCGGCGCGTCTCCTTCGGGACAACCCGGAGACCAGTCACATTCCCGTCATCGCCCTGACGGCCCACGTCATGAAGGGGGACGAGGCCAGGGCCAAGGAGGCCGGGTGCGCGGGGTACATCTCGAAGCCGATCCAGCCGGGGGAGCTGGCCAAGCAGATCGCGGCCTTTCTGAACCAGGGTCCGGGACTCCACTCCAATTGA